In Burkholderia gladioli, a genomic segment contains:
- a CDS encoding UvrD-helicase domain-containing protein gives MPDLLANLNPEQYAAVTLPNEPALILAGAGSGKTRVLITRIAWLIQQGFASPPTVLAVTFTNKAAREMLSRLSAMMPIDTRGMWIGTFHGLCNRMLRAHYRDAGLPQTFQILDTADQLSAIKRLMKASNIDDEKYPSKNVQYFINNAKEQGLRPDKVDATDNFNRMFVELYQAYDQQCQREGVVDFPELLLRCYELLSLNAPLRAHYQARFRHILVDEFQDTNKLQYAWLKLLAGGQNAIFAVGDDDQSIYAFRGANVGNMRDFEDEFRVRNLIKLEQNYRSHGNILDAANHLISHNSHRLGKNLRTDAGHGEPVRVYEAATDSQEAGWIVEEIRSLINGGMARSEVAVLYRSNAQSRAIEHTLMTAGIAYRVYGGLRFFERQEIKHALAYLRLIDNPSDDTAFARVVNFPTRGIGARSIEQLADAARLYNCAMAAAIPYVTGKAGTSLGTFANLIAKMRAETAQMSLPETVEYVVRASGLADFYQGEREGQDRLENLQELVNAATAFVSEEGYGLDTPARSIPLRPGAIAAPEITLDGGADEVLAPAELGDPAQNPDTMTPLAGFLSHASLEAGDNQAQAGQDAVQLMTVHAAKGLEFAAVFITGLEEGLFPHENSALESDGLEEERRLMYVAITRAKERLYLSFAQSRMLHGQTRYNIRSRFFDELPQQVLKWLTPQVEAGSRWGGRADNAGWGRNWFSRPGGGNGGGLRESVVDAAVSAPLPAFANAQRASGSGFKVGQPVFHTKFGEGTVTALEGEGADAKAQVRFKRHGEKWLALAVAKLQAVE, from the coding sequence ATGCCCGATCTGCTCGCCAACCTGAACCCCGAACAATACGCTGCCGTCACGCTGCCGAACGAGCCGGCGCTGATCCTCGCTGGTGCGGGCAGCGGCAAGACGCGCGTGCTGATCACGCGGATCGCCTGGCTGATCCAGCAGGGTTTCGCCTCGCCGCCCACCGTGCTGGCCGTGACCTTCACCAACAAGGCCGCGCGCGAGATGCTCTCGCGCCTGTCGGCGATGATGCCGATCGACACGCGCGGCATGTGGATCGGCACCTTCCACGGCCTCTGCAACCGCATGCTGCGCGCGCACTATCGCGACGCCGGCCTGCCGCAGACCTTCCAGATCCTCGACACGGCCGACCAGCTCTCGGCGATCAAGCGCCTGATGAAGGCCTCGAACATCGACGACGAGAAGTACCCGTCGAAGAACGTCCAGTACTTCATCAACAATGCCAAGGAGCAAGGCCTGCGCCCGGACAAGGTGGACGCCACCGACAACTTCAACCGGATGTTCGTCGAGCTCTACCAGGCCTACGACCAGCAATGCCAGCGCGAGGGCGTGGTCGACTTCCCCGAGCTGCTGCTGCGCTGCTACGAGCTGCTGAGCCTGAACGCGCCGCTGCGCGCGCATTACCAGGCGCGCTTCCGACACATCCTGGTCGACGAGTTCCAGGATACGAACAAGCTGCAGTACGCCTGGCTCAAGCTGCTGGCGGGCGGCCAGAACGCGATCTTCGCGGTGGGCGACGACGACCAGTCGATCTACGCCTTTCGCGGCGCGAACGTCGGCAACATGCGCGACTTCGAGGACGAGTTCCGGGTGCGCAACCTGATCAAGCTGGAGCAGAACTACCGCTCGCACGGCAACATCCTCGATGCGGCCAACCACCTGATCTCGCACAATTCGCATCGGCTCGGCAAGAACCTGCGCACCGACGCGGGGCACGGCGAGCCGGTGCGCGTCTACGAGGCGGCCACCGATTCGCAGGAAGCGGGCTGGATCGTCGAGGAGATTCGCTCGCTGATCAACGGCGGCATGGCGCGCAGCGAGGTGGCGGTGCTCTATCGCAGCAACGCGCAGTCGCGCGCGATCGAGCACACCCTGATGACGGCGGGGATTGCCTATCGCGTCTATGGCGGCCTGCGCTTCTTCGAGCGCCAGGAAATCAAGCACGCGCTGGCCTACCTGCGCCTGATCGACAATCCGAGCGACGACACCGCCTTCGCGCGAGTGGTCAACTTCCCCACGCGCGGGATCGGCGCGCGCTCGATCGAGCAACTGGCCGACGCCGCGCGCCTCTACAACTGCGCGATGGCGGCGGCGATTCCCTACGTGACGGGCAAGGCCGGCACCAGCCTGGGCACCTTCGCCAACCTGATCGCGAAGATGCGCGCCGAGACCGCGCAGATGAGCCTGCCGGAAACCGTCGAATACGTGGTGCGCGCCAGCGGCCTGGCCGATTTCTACCAGGGCGAGCGCGAAGGGCAGGACCGCCTGGAGAACCTGCAGGAACTGGTCAACGCGGCCACCGCCTTCGTCAGCGAGGAAGGCTACGGGCTCGATACGCCGGCGCGCTCGATCCCGCTGCGCCCCGGCGCGATCGCGGCGCCCGAGATCACGCTGGACGGCGGCGCCGATGAGGTGCTGGCGCCGGCCGAGCTGGGCGACCCGGCCCAGAACCCCGACACCATGACGCCGCTGGCCGGCTTCCTCTCGCATGCCTCGCTGGAGGCCGGCGACAACCAGGCCCAGGCCGGCCAGGATGCCGTGCAGCTGATGACGGTGCACGCCGCCAAGGGGCTCGAATTCGCGGCGGTGTTCATTACCGGGCTGGAAGAGGGCCTGTTCCCGCACGAGAACAGCGCGCTCGAATCGGACGGCCTGGAGGAGGAGCGCCGGCTGATGTACGTGGCGATCACGCGCGCCAAGGAGCGGCTCTACCTGTCCTTCGCGCAGAGCCGGATGCTGCATGGCCAGACGCGCTACAACATCCGCTCGCGCTTCTTCGACGAGCTGCCGCAGCAGGTGCTGAAGTGGCTGACGCCGCAGGTCGAGGCCGGCAGCCGCTGGGGCGGCCGCGCCGACAACGCCGGCTGGGGGCGCAACTGGTTCTCGCGGCCCGGCGGCGGCAATGGCGGCGGCTTGCGCGAGAGCGTGGTCGACGCGGCCGTGTCGGCGCCGCTGCCGGCCTTCGCCAACGCGCAGCGCGCGAGCGGCAGCGGTTTCAAGGTCGGCCAGCCGGTGTTCCATACCAAGTTCGGCGAGGGCACGGTGACGGCCCTCGAGGGGGAAGGCGCGGACGCGAAGGCCCAGGTCCGTTTCAAGCGGCACGGCGAGAAATGGCTGGCGCTGGCGGTGGCAAAACTCCAGGCGGTGGAATGA
- a CDS encoding 5'-methylthioadenosine/adenosylhomocysteine nucleosidase, producing MIMQFDRKRPLGILAALPQELGDLLAAMQAEGAVETVTLGQREYHLGTAHGVPCVVTLARVGKVAAATTTTALIHRFNVRAVVFAGVAGGVAREIAVGDIVVARALMQHDLDASPIFPRHEVPLLGITRFAADAALSAALQAACEAFVAEQGEALKERFRLRGARVHAGLIISGDRFVSSEPEVVALREMLPDALAVEMEGAALAQVCHEYGVPCAVVRTVSDTADDHATASFTNFLTEIASSYSSGILQRFLLALAGAAAPSTAGSASAADGVPA from the coding sequence ATGATCATGCAATTCGATAGAAAAAGGCCGCTCGGCATCCTCGCCGCGCTGCCCCAGGAACTCGGCGACCTGCTCGCCGCGATGCAGGCCGAGGGCGCCGTCGAGACGGTCACGCTCGGCCAGCGCGAGTACCATCTCGGCACCGCCCACGGCGTGCCCTGCGTGGTCACGCTGGCGCGGGTGGGCAAGGTGGCGGCGGCCACCACCACCACCGCGCTGATCCACCGCTTCAACGTGCGGGCCGTGGTGTTCGCGGGCGTGGCCGGCGGCGTGGCGCGCGAGATCGCGGTGGGCGACATCGTGGTGGCGCGCGCGCTGATGCAGCACGATCTCGATGCCTCGCCGATCTTCCCGCGCCACGAGGTGCCGCTGCTCGGCATCACGCGCTTCGCGGCCGACGCGGCCTTGTCGGCCGCGCTACAGGCGGCTTGCGAGGCCTTCGTGGCCGAGCAGGGGGAGGCGCTCAAGGAACGCTTCCGGCTGCGCGGGGCGCGCGTGCACGCGGGGCTAATCATCAGCGGCGACCGTTTCGTGTCGAGCGAGCCGGAAGTGGTCGCCTTGCGCGAGATGCTGCCCGACGCGCTGGCCGTCGAGATGGAGGGCGCGGCGCTGGCCCAGGTCTGCCACGAATACGGCGTGCCCTGCGCGGTGGTGCGCACCGTGTCGGACACGGCCGACGATCACGCCACCGCCTCGTTCACCAATTTCCTGACCGAGATCGCCAGCAGCTATTCCTCGGGGATCCTGCAGCGCTTCCTGCTGGCGCTGGCCGGCGCGGCGGCGCCGAGCACGGCGGGCAGCGCGAGCGCGGCGGACGGCGTGCCGGCCTGA
- a CDS encoding MFS transporter: MQTSLDNRQTISAAAAPATAPARTNYPVLGAISFSHLLNDMIQSLILAIYPMLKANFALSFAQIGLITLTYQITASLLQPLIGLYTDKRPLPFSLPVGMGFTLSGLLLMSAAPSFGVLLVAAALVGCGSSVFHPESSRVARMASGGRHGLAQSLFQVGGNAGSSLGPLLAALVIIPHGQHSIAWVSVAALVAIVVLAQIGRWYQRQPAPRKKSAGERHATLSRRQVWLALGVLMLLVFSKYFYLASITSYFTFYLIDKFHLGVQAAQLHLFIFLAAVAAGTVIGGPIGDRIGRKWVIWVSILGVAPFTLALPHANLFWTSVLSVIIGVVLASAFSAIIVYAQELIPGKVGMVAGLFFGLAFGMGGVGAAVLGDIADATSVAFVYQICAFLPLIGVLTVFLPDVEGKKAAKQRAAA, encoded by the coding sequence ATGCAAACCAGCCTCGACAACCGCCAGACGATATCCGCCGCGGCCGCCCCCGCGACGGCGCCGGCCCGCACCAACTACCCGGTGCTCGGCGCGATCAGCTTCTCGCACCTGCTCAACGACATGATCCAGTCGTTGATCCTCGCCATCTATCCGATGCTGAAGGCCAATTTCGCGCTGTCCTTCGCGCAGATCGGCCTGATCACGCTGACCTACCAGATCACCGCCTCGCTGCTGCAGCCGCTGATCGGCCTCTACACCGACAAGCGGCCGCTGCCGTTCTCGCTGCCGGTCGGGATGGGCTTCACGCTGTCGGGGCTGCTGCTGATGTCGGCCGCGCCCAGTTTCGGCGTGCTGCTGGTGGCCGCCGCGCTGGTCGGCTGCGGCTCCTCGGTGTTCCACCCGGAATCCTCGCGGGTGGCGCGCATGGCCTCGGGCGGCCGCCACGGTCTGGCCCAGTCGCTGTTCCAGGTGGGCGGCAATGCCGGTTCCTCGCTCGGGCCACTGCTGGCCGCGCTGGTGATCATCCCCCATGGCCAGCACAGCATCGCCTGGGTGTCGGTGGCCGCGCTGGTGGCGATCGTGGTGCTGGCCCAGATCGGCCGCTGGTACCAGCGCCAGCCCGCGCCGAGGAAGAAGTCGGCCGGCGAGCGCCATGCCACGCTGAGCCGCCGCCAGGTCTGGCTCGCGCTCGGCGTGCTGATGCTGCTGGTGTTCTCGAAGTACTTCTACCTGGCCAGCATCACCAGCTACTTCACCTTCTACCTGATCGACAAGTTCCACCTCGGCGTGCAGGCCGCGCAGCTGCACCTGTTCATCTTCCTCGCCGCGGTGGCGGCCGGCACCGTGATCGGCGGGCCGATCGGCGACCGCATCGGCCGCAAGTGGGTGATCTGGGTGTCGATCCTCGGCGTGGCGCCCTTCACGCTGGCCCTGCCGCACGCGAACCTGTTCTGGACCAGCGTGCTTAGCGTGATCATCGGCGTGGTGCTGGCCTCGGCCTTCTCGGCGATCATCGTCTATGCCCAGGAGCTGATCCCCGGCAAGGTGGGGATGGTGGCCGGCCTGTTCTTCGGCCTCGCCTTCGGCATGGGCGGCGTGGGCGCGGCCGTGCTCGGCGATATCGCCGATGCCACCAGCGTGGCCTTCGTCTACCAGATCTGCGCCTTCCTGCCGCTGATCGGCGTGCTGACGGTGTTCCTGCCCGACGTCGAGGGCAAGAAGGCAGCCAAGCAGCGCGCCGCCGCCTGA
- a CDS encoding methyl-accepting chemotaxis protein: MMGISLRARPATEGMVAAAALPAASGGAGRATRRAGGKPSRAWSVRATLYAAFAVLLIGTLAIGLFSLWQISRLDESIRSVYEQGHVASHAAESVRGHVLRASRAQKMLLTATTAKERDDLGSDIESDLNGITSDLKTLDGYSDAGDRAMLDAFTKSVAGWSAHLRDFVALIKQQPLDLSQMNWQVGTQDVGLLVETGKLEKQVDALVASRGEAARQTRDASTARFHASLAMIAVMTAALIVLAILIASWVVRRIGAQLGGEPATAKTIAAGIASGDLTQPVRLARRDRGSVLYALDEMQRQLAGTVREIAASAEAIASASGEISTGNLDLSQRTEQQAVALERTSSSMSQLTSTVHQNAENARQASALAQNASDVAEQGGEVVGRVVATMNQIDESAKSIRDIIGTIEGIAFQTNILALNAAVEAARAGENGRGFSVVASEVRTLAQRSATAAKEIRQLIGASVERVANGAQLASDAGRTMEEVVRAVRRVTDIIGEISAASTEQSAGIDEIGRAVEQMDDGTQQNAALVEQAAAAARSLDEQAQALKALVGHFRVNAQA; this comes from the coding sequence ATGATGGGAATTTCGCTGCGGGCCAGGCCGGCAACCGAGGGCATGGTGGCGGCCGCCGCGCTGCCGGCCGCCTCGGGCGGCGCCGGACGCGCCACGCGCCGTGCCGGCGGCAAGCCGTCGCGAGCATGGTCGGTGCGCGCGACGCTGTATGCCGCCTTCGCCGTGCTGTTGATCGGCACGCTCGCGATCGGCCTGTTCTCGCTCTGGCAGATCAGCCGGCTCGACGAGTCGATCCGCTCGGTCTACGAGCAGGGCCACGTGGCCAGCCATGCGGCCGAATCGGTGCGCGGCCACGTGCTGCGCGCAAGCCGCGCGCAGAAGATGCTGCTCACGGCGACCACCGCCAAGGAGCGCGACGACCTCGGCAGCGATATCGAGAGCGACCTCAACGGCATCACCAGCGACCTCAAGACGCTCGACGGCTACAGCGACGCCGGCGATCGCGCCATGCTCGATGCCTTCACCAAGTCGGTCGCCGGCTGGAGCGCGCACCTGCGCGACTTCGTGGCGCTGATCAAGCAGCAGCCGCTGGACCTGTCGCAGATGAACTGGCAGGTCGGCACCCAGGACGTCGGCTTGCTGGTGGAAACCGGCAAGCTCGAGAAGCAGGTCGACGCGCTGGTGGCCTCGCGCGGCGAGGCGGCCAGGCAGACGCGAGATGCCTCGACGGCGCGCTTCCACGCCTCGCTGGCGATGATCGCCGTGATGACCGCCGCGCTGATCGTGCTGGCGATCCTGATCGCCTCCTGGGTGGTGCGCCGGATCGGCGCGCAGCTCGGCGGCGAGCCCGCCACCGCGAAGACGATCGCCGCGGGCATCGCCAGCGGCGACCTGACCCAGCCGGTCAGGCTGGCCAGGCGCGACCGCGGCAGCGTGCTCTACGCGCTCGACGAGATGCAGCGCCAGCTCGCCGGCACGGTGCGCGAGATCGCGGCCAGTGCCGAGGCGATCGCCTCGGCCTCGGGCGAGATCTCGACCGGCAACCTCGACCTCTCGCAGCGCACCGAGCAGCAGGCGGTGGCGCTGGAGCGCACCTCGTCGAGCATGTCGCAGCTGACCTCGACGGTCCACCAGAACGCCGAGAACGCGCGGCAGGCCAGCGCGCTGGCGCAGAACGCCTCGGACGTGGCCGAGCAGGGCGGCGAGGTGGTGGGCCGCGTGGTGGCGACCATGAACCAGATCGACGAGAGCGCCAAGAGCATCCGCGACATCATCGGCACGATCGAGGGCATCGCCTTCCAGACCAATATCCTGGCGCTCAACGCGGCGGTCGAGGCGGCCCGCGCGGGCGAGAACGGGCGCGGCTTCTCGGTGGTGGCCAGCGAGGTGCGCACCCTGGCGCAGCGCTCGGCTACCGCGGCCAAGGAGATCCGCCAGCTGATCGGCGCCTCGGTCGAGCGCGTCGCCAACGGCGCGCAGCTCGCCAGCGACGCGGGACGCACCATGGAGGAGGTGGTGCGCGCGGTGCGTCGCGTGACCGACATCATCGGCGAGATCTCGGCGGCCTCCACCGAGCAGAGCGCTGGCATCGACGAGATCGGCCGCGCGGTCGAGCAGATGGACGACGGCACGCAGCAGAACGCGGCCCTGGTCGAGCAGGCCGCGGCCGCTGCGCGCTCGCTCGACGAGCAGGCCCAGGCGCTCAAGGCGCTGGTCGGGCACTTCCGGGTGAACGCGCAGGCTTGA
- a CDS encoding HlyD family secretion protein — MLLRKLFGFVATAVILVIAILIGHRLWVHYMDEPWTRDGRVRAEIVNVAPDVSGAVVELPVRDNQFVHKGDLIMQIDPSHYAIAVEQAKAAVAARAAELAMRRADAARRADLDAAVVSRENRENASQTASGAAAQYQQALAALDAAQLNLARTRVVAPVDGYITNLNVFRGDYATAGNAKLAIIDSHSFWVYGYFEETKLPRVKLGAPAEMRLMSGGVLKGHVDSISRGIYDRDNPQSRDLVADVNPTFNWVRLAQRVPVRIHIDEVPEGLVLSAGTTCTVIVDEGKERTAATPAPAKS; from the coding sequence ATGCTCCTCAGAAAACTCTTCGGCTTCGTCGCGACGGCCGTCATCCTCGTGATCGCGATCCTGATCGGCCACCGGCTGTGGGTCCACTACATGGACGAGCCCTGGACCCGCGACGGCCGGGTGCGCGCCGAGATCGTCAACGTCGCGCCCGACGTGTCGGGCGCGGTGGTCGAACTGCCGGTGCGCGACAACCAGTTCGTCCACAAGGGCGACCTGATCATGCAGATCGATCCTTCCCACTACGCGATCGCGGTCGAGCAGGCCAAGGCCGCGGTGGCCGCGCGCGCCGCCGAGCTGGCGATGCGCCGCGCCGATGCCGCGCGTCGCGCCGACCTGGACGCCGCCGTGGTCTCGCGCGAGAACCGCGAGAACGCCTCGCAGACCGCCTCGGGCGCCGCCGCCCAGTACCAGCAGGCGCTGGCCGCGCTGGACGCCGCCCAGTTGAACCTGGCGCGCACCCGGGTGGTCGCGCCGGTGGACGGCTACATCACCAACCTGAACGTGTTCCGCGGCGACTACGCCACCGCCGGCAACGCCAAGCTGGCGATCATCGACAGCCATTCGTTCTGGGTCTACGGCTACTTCGAGGAAACCAAGCTGCCGCGCGTGAAGCTGGGCGCGCCGGCCGAGATGCGGCTGATGAGCGGCGGCGTGCTGAAAGGCCACGTCGACAGCATCTCGCGCGGCATCTACGACCGCGACAACCCGCAGAGCCGCGACCTGGTGGCCGACGTCAACCCGACCTTCAACTGGGTACGGCTGGCCCAGCGCGTGCCGGTGCGCATCCATATCGACGAGGTGCCCGAGGGCCTGGTGCTGTCGGCCGGCACCACCTGCACGGTGATCGTCGACGAGGGCAAGGAGCGCACGGCCGCGACGCCGGCACCCGCCAAGTCCTGA
- a CDS encoding DUF1656 domain-containing protein: MMPREIAVFDAYMPTVVLMFVLGALLTWMVDRLLAATGLYRLVWHPSLFRASLLVCICGGLGLAVYR; encoded by the coding sequence ATGATGCCGCGTGAAATCGCCGTCTTCGACGCCTACATGCCGACCGTCGTGCTGATGTTCGTGCTAGGCGCCCTGCTCACCTGGATGGTCGACCGGCTGCTGGCCGCCACCGGCCTGTACCGCCTCGTCTGGCATCCCTCGCTGTTCCGCGCCAGCCTGCTGGTGTGCATCTGCGGCGGCCTGGGCCTTGCCGTCTATCGTTGA
- a CDS encoding FUSC family protein, translating to MSAPSSTPAAAPPPARSPLAALAATCADWARTDGNAWLYLFKALTAAFLAIGVSMVLDLPAPKTAMTTVFIVMQPQSGAVLAKSFYRLTGTFVGLAATLTFVGLFPQQPWLFLIAVALWVAICNAGAARNRNFRSYGFLLAGYTAALIGLPASQQPDGAFMSALTRVAEICVGIVSAGLVSALLFPRYTGEQMRTTVRRRFSSFVDYVASALSGKLDRAHIESVHTRFVADVIGFESARSMAVFENHESRMRNGRLARLNSEFMTASSRFHALHQLMNRLRAAHDTVVIAALEPYYREIAPLLEPEGQPVRTAADAARIAEPLLAYRDALPRRIRATRAELETRPDFPLLDFDTAAELLYRFISDVHAYAATYGSLASETHERERWIEQFEPKTNLTASLIAGLRTAVVMLLLGWFWIHSAWPSGVMLVLNAAAVCALASASPRPSATAMQMGMGASLGVVMGTLLMFFVYPRIDGFPMLCVALAPLLSIGIWLTLRPKTGAHGMGYLIFFSFLAGPDNVTHYDPTDFLNNGLAIVLSMLVSALAFAVLVPPSSPWLKRRLFADLRRQVVMACQDRLGGLRTRFESGARDLMFQAHTLSADQPGVQRDALRWMFAVLEVGNAIIDLRHELAALPKDPRYAASMPWRQAIRAMRRSVTALFARPRPARFDAALAATIDAIVATRQALETFAPPAEERHQLQRILSHLHFVRTALLDRESPLASLDGGTARPTPGNPS from the coding sequence ATGTCCGCCCCCTCGTCCACTCCCGCCGCGGCGCCGCCGCCGGCCCGCTCGCCGTTAGCCGCGCTTGCCGCGACCTGCGCCGACTGGGCGCGCACCGACGGCAATGCCTGGCTCTACCTGTTCAAGGCACTGACGGCGGCCTTCCTGGCGATCGGCGTGTCGATGGTGCTCGACCTGCCCGCGCCGAAGACCGCGATGACCACCGTGTTCATCGTGATGCAGCCGCAAAGCGGCGCGGTGCTGGCCAAGAGCTTCTACCGCCTGACCGGCACCTTCGTCGGCCTGGCCGCCACCCTGACCTTCGTCGGCCTGTTCCCGCAGCAGCCCTGGCTGTTCCTGATCGCGGTCGCGCTGTGGGTGGCGATCTGCAACGCCGGCGCCGCGCGCAACCGCAACTTCCGCAGCTACGGCTTCCTGCTGGCCGGCTACACCGCCGCGCTGATCGGCCTGCCCGCCTCGCAGCAGCCCGACGGCGCCTTCATGTCGGCGCTCACGCGGGTGGCCGAGATCTGCGTCGGCATCGTCTCGGCGGGCCTGGTCAGCGCCCTGCTGTTCCCGCGCTACACCGGCGAGCAGATGCGCACCACAGTGCGCCGGCGCTTCTCGTCCTTCGTCGACTACGTGGCCTCGGCGCTGTCGGGCAAGCTCGACCGTGCCCACATCGAGAGTGTGCACACGCGCTTCGTGGCCGACGTGATCGGCTTCGAATCGGCGCGCAGCATGGCGGTGTTCGAGAACCACGAGTCGCGCATGCGCAACGGGCGCCTGGCGCGCCTGAACAGCGAGTTCATGACCGCCTCGAGCCGCTTCCACGCGCTGCACCAGCTGATGAACCGGCTGCGCGCGGCGCACGACACGGTGGTGATCGCGGCGCTGGAGCCCTACTACCGCGAGATCGCCCCGCTGCTCGAGCCCGAGGGCCAGCCGGTGCGCACCGCGGCCGACGCGGCGCGCATCGCCGAGCCGCTGCTGGCCTATCGCGACGCGCTGCCGCGCCGGATCCGCGCCACCCGCGCCGAGCTGGAGACGCGCCCCGATTTCCCGCTGCTCGACTTCGACACCGCCGCCGAGCTGCTCTACCGCTTCATCAGCGACGTGCACGCCTACGCCGCCACCTACGGGTCGCTGGCCAGCGAGACGCACGAGCGCGAGCGCTGGATCGAGCAGTTCGAGCCGAAGACCAACCTGACCGCCTCGCTGATCGCCGGCCTGCGCACCGCCGTGGTGATGCTGCTGCTGGGCTGGTTCTGGATCCACAGCGCCTGGCCCAGCGGCGTGATGCTGGTGCTCAACGCGGCGGCCGTGTGCGCGCTGGCCTCGGCCTCGCCGCGGCCGAGCGCGACCGCCATGCAGATGGGCATGGGCGCCTCGCTGGGGGTGGTGATGGGGACCCTGCTGATGTTCTTCGTCTACCCGCGCATCGACGGCTTCCCGATGCTGTGCGTGGCGCTGGCCCCGCTTCTGTCGATCGGCATCTGGCTGACGCTGCGACCGAAGACGGGCGCGCACGGCATGGGCTACCTGATCTTCTTCAGCTTCCTGGCGGGCCCCGACAACGTCACGCACTACGACCCGACCGACTTCCTCAACAACGGCCTGGCGATCGTGCTGTCGATGCTGGTCTCGGCGCTCGCCTTCGCGGTGCTGGTGCCGCCCAGCTCGCCCTGGCTCAAGCGCCGCCTGTTCGCCGACCTGCGCCGGCAGGTGGTGATGGCCTGCCAGGACCGCCTGGGCGGGCTGCGCACGCGCTTCGAGAGCGGCGCGCGCGACCTGATGTTCCAGGCCCACACGCTGTCGGCCGACCAGCCCGGCGTGCAGCGCGACGCGCTGCGCTGGATGTTCGCGGTGCTGGAGGTCGGCAACGCGATCATCGACCTGCGCCACGAGCTGGCGGCGCTGCCGAAGGACCCGCGCTACGCCGCCTCGATGCCCTGGCGCCAGGCGATCCGCGCGATGCGGCGCAGCGTCACCGCGCTGTTCGCGCGTCCCCGCCCGGCCCGCTTCGATGCCGCGCTGGCCGCCACCATCGACGCGATCGTCGCGACCCGGCAGGCGCTGGAGACCTTCGCGCCGCCCGCCGAGGAACGCCACCAGCTGCAACGCATCCTCAGTCACCTGCATTTCGTGCGCACCGCGCTGCTCGATCGCGAATCGCCGCTGGCGTCGCTCGACGGCGGCACGGCGCGCCCCACCCCGGGAAACCCGTCATGA